The segment TGATGCGACCGTAGAGGACGCCCGGAACTTTGCCAATGCCGCGCTCCATCCAAGGCTGCACGCGGTCCGGCAGCCAGGTCAGAGGCTTCAGGGCCGGATGGCGATAAAGGTCGCGGCGACTGAGGGGATGAATGATGAAGGCAAAGCGCCGAATCGAGGCGTCGCGATCTTCATGCAGACGCTGCATGCAGGGATTCACGCGATGGATCGTCAGGAATTCGAGGATATCGTCCTGATTCAAGCTCTCATCGCTTTCCTGACAAAGCTGAATCAGGCCCTCAAGAACCGAATAGGGCAAATCATTGGCCAGCCCCGGAATCTGCGGCTTGAACCAGAAAGCGTTGAAGACCTTGGCGGCCCGAAGGTCGGCGGCCAGTTCCTGGTTCATGTCGTCCAGGAGCAGGGTTTTATCCGAAAAGTCCTGAAGATCGAAGCAGCGCAGGATATTGCTCGTTCCGATGAAATAATCAGCGGACATGGCTTTCCGCACCAAAGGATTCAGGCCGAGCGCCGACAACTGAATGGGTTTGGCGGGAAGCTTCAGCATATGATTCTGGAGCGCGCGTCCGGCGATGCTCGCATAGGTCCGCAGGGCCTTGAGACCGTGCAGGGCCGTGGGAACCTGGTACTGAAGGCAGGGATCGAAGAAATAAAGATCCTTGGCCTGGCCGCCCAATGATTGCAGAGCTTCATATTGAGTCAGACCCGAAAGGAAGGTCAGCGTGCTGTTCTGAATCTTCAATTCACCGTGATTGATCACATGCTGCAGGGTCCAGTCGAAAAACGTCGACCGCAGAAGATGCCCGGTGACCATGGGGACCTGGGTGACTTCCTGGTCGAGACGCTTCAGAATACGATGCCGCAGAGTTTTGCGGCCTATGTATACAGGTGCTGGAATGCAGCTGAAAGCCAGCACATCGCATTCATTTTGATACTGGCGGGCAAGACGGAAGAGCAGCTCCTCATCGTAATCCACCCCATACTGCGTAACGTGAATGGATTGGCCGGCAAACTGAAGGATGCGGTCAAAGTTCTGACGCGAGGAACCCAGACTCAGACTGATAATCCGTTTCATCCGATTTTGCCTCCTGAGAAGAAATGCTCCTCCGCATAGCGGAACAGAGTGTCGGCATATTCCTTATAATGCGGAAATCGTAAATCCGGTATAAAGGCCTGCAGATGGCGCGACTGAAACCCGGTCGGGCTGTTCAGGGTCGCCAGCATGTCGAGTGGCATATTGAAGTGTTTCCAGATCATCTGCGGCACGCGATCATAAGGCAAAGCCAAGGGTTCCATATCGAGGCCCACGAAGGCCATCATCTCCGCCAGCACTTTACGTGCCGAAATCCCATTTTCGCCACCGAGTATATGAAAGATTCTTCCTTTTTCGCCCGCGCTCGCTTCCACAAGGCGTTGGCAGGCGTCAGCAGCCCGATCCACGGGCAAAAGCGGCAGACGCGTGGATTCCGAAAATACGAAGGGCAAAAATGTCATTTTGCGAAAGGGAATGCGTGAGCTGCGCAGACGATAAAGCGCCTTCAGAATGTGATACATGCCGCTGACGCGGGGGAATTCGCCCGTCTCGGTCGACCCGATGATTTCACCCAGTCGCACGATGCTCCGCGCAAAGGGCGTTTCCGCATGCTGCACCAGTTTTTCGGCGGCGAACTGCGCTCCAGCCCAAACGTCGGCATAGGACTGATCACGAATTTTCGTGCTTTCGTCAAAAGCTCCCACATGCGATCCGGCCACGCGCACGCTGCTCGTA is part of the Oligoflexus sp. genome and harbors:
- a CDS encoding NAD-dependent epimerase/dehydratase family protein, encoding MSTVLIIGAGTFYGQQLCQKFVQSGWKVVACSRLLPPPAVKALPVQWLNVSFHAHADYLLRPVLRAAADTEVVIHAGGHQGGEANHAVLYEEHVVRTATILNFCRYLPRLKHYYHTSSVRVAGSHVGAFDESTKIRDQSYADVWAGAQFAAEKLVQHAETPFARSIVRLGEIIGSTETGEFPRVSGMYHILKALYRLRSSRIPFRKMTFLPFVFSESTRLPLLPVDRAADACQRLVEASAGEKGRIFHILGGENGISARKVLAEMMAFVGLDMEPLALPYDRVPQMIWKHFNMPLDMLATLNSPTGFQSRHLQAFIPDLRFPHYKEYADTLFRYAEEHFFSGGKIG